The following proteins come from a genomic window of Pseudomonadota bacterium:
- a CDS encoding DUF465 domain-containing protein, which yields MEHRERELIEMGLQSNFELRKLYEQHRDLEEQLHKLARRQFLTASEEQEEHKLKHLKLRGVERMLQMVESSESAAR from the coding sequence ATGGAGCATCGTGAGCGTGAGCTGATTGAAATGGGTCTACAGAGTAACTTTGAACTTCGTAAGCTGTATGAACAGCACCGAGATCTTGAGGAGCAGTTACATAAGCTTGCACGACGCCAGTTTTTAACCGCATCCGAGGAACAGGAGGAGCATAAACTTAAACATCTTAAGTTGCGGGGTGTTGAGAGGATGCTGCAGATGGTTGAGAGCTCAGAGAGCGCCGCAAGATAA
- a CDS encoding SulP family inorganic anion transporter — protein MVSSVTPKVAQSLPLSKIPSDGLKGLSENWKSDLISGLLVSLIALPLCLGIAMASGFPAFGGVVTAIIGGLVVGPLCGSQLTIKGPAAGLIAIAIASVEMLGQGNNFNGYRYTLAVIVFASAIQIIFAWFKLGRFVDFFPASVVHGMLAAIGIIIFSKQIHPLLGVKALSKNSIDLLIEIPHSLVTMNPEVALIGVTSVLIVIFATTIFGRIARYFPGPLLAVLAGVGFCLYFDFQHPHDYKWYSLNYFIDDKYLVSIPQNFLAGVTFPDFSQLFSMTSLQFVLMFALIGSLEALLTSKAVDGLDPYKRKANMNRDLMAVGFGNLLCGFVGGLPMISEVVRSYANISYGARTRWANFFHGAFLLIFVVLLAPVIHLIPIAALAGVLCVTGYRLAAPKHFLECKDIGIEQLIIFTVTIIGTLMTDLLVGVFLGIIAKVVVCTFLGAPIKYFIRPVLAEEEGADSPYLITLPEVCSFANVIGFKRAIERSRGRAVTCDFSRTILVEHTFMKQVRELEQGEERSVNLIGLDRLVPVSSHSSATRRIVR, from the coding sequence ATGGTCTCGTCTGTAACGCCAAAAGTGGCGCAATCTCTTCCATTATCTAAAATCCCATCTGATGGCCTGAAAGGTTTATCCGAGAACTGGAAGAGTGATCTAATCTCAGGACTTTTAGTCTCCTTGATTGCGTTACCGCTCTGCCTCGGTATTGCTATGGCAAGCGGCTTCCCGGCGTTTGGTGGTGTTGTGACTGCAATCATTGGTGGCCTTGTGGTCGGGCCTTTGTGTGGTTCGCAGTTAACCATTAAAGGTCCCGCAGCAGGGCTGATTGCGATCGCAATTGCATCAGTTGAGATGCTTGGACAAGGAAATAATTTTAATGGCTATCGCTACACTCTGGCGGTAATTGTCTTTGCAAGTGCAATTCAGATTATTTTTGCTTGGTTCAAGCTAGGTCGTTTTGTGGATTTCTTTCCGGCGTCTGTTGTGCACGGCATGTTGGCGGCAATCGGCATTATTATATTTTCAAAACAGATTCATCCACTACTTGGGGTGAAGGCACTTTCAAAGAATTCAATCGATCTTTTAATTGAGATACCACACTCTCTGGTTACCATGAACCCTGAAGTTGCACTGATTGGGGTAACGAGTGTTCTGATCGTCATTTTTGCAACGACCATCTTTGGACGTATCGCGCGCTATTTCCCTGGGCCGTTACTCGCCGTTCTCGCGGGAGTTGGTTTCTGTCTGTATTTCGATTTTCAGCACCCGCACGACTACAAGTGGTATTCATTGAACTACTTTATTGATGATAAATACTTGGTAAGTATTCCACAGAATTTCTTGGCAGGAGTTACGTTTCCAGATTTTTCTCAGCTGTTTAGTATGACATCACTTCAGTTTGTGTTGATGTTTGCTTTGATTGGTTCGCTTGAGGCACTGCTCACTTCAAAAGCAGTCGACGGGCTTGATCCTTATAAACGAAAAGCCAACATGAATCGCGATTTAATGGCAGTTGGTTTCGGCAACTTGCTCTGCGGATTTGTTGGTGGTTTGCCGATGATCTCAGAGGTGGTGCGTTCTTACGCAAATATAAGCTATGGAGCGCGAACTCGTTGGGCTAACTTCTTTCACGGTGCATTTTTGCTGATTTTTGTAGTGCTCCTTGCGCCAGTGATTCACCTGATACCTATTGCTGCATTGGCGGGCGTGCTTTGTGTTACTGGATACCGTTTGGCTGCACCTAAACATTTCCTTGAATGCAAAGATATTGGTATAGAACAACTGATTATATTTACGGTGACTATAATTGGAACATTAATGACCGACCTTTTGGTTGGCGTGTTCTTGGGCATTATTGCTAAAGTAGTGGTTTGCACATTTTTAGGTGCGCCCATTAAGTACTTCATCAGGCCAGTTCTCGCGGAGGAAGAGGGTGCTGATTCTCCTTATCTGATTACGCTGCCAGAGGTGTGCTCATTTGCTAACGTGATTGGTTTCAAAAGAGCGATCGAACGTTCGCGGGGGCGGGCTGTTACGTGTGATTTTTCTAGGACCATTTTAGTTGAGCATACCTTTATGAAGCAGGTGAGAGAATTGGAGCAGGGTGAAGAGCGATCAGTTAATCTGATAGGTCTCGACAGACTTGTCCCGGTGAGTAGCCACTCAAGCGCAACTCGTAGGATTGTTCGTTGA
- a CDS encoding polyphenol oxidase family protein, which produces MNNDFDLLVHNSVELLVYRPWWEHGIVHGMTTSAIAFRPDDLHSSARVLCNAIGASDLVLPEQCHGAEFIDLRAAGIVDNLITERHGDLIKFHPGDAVLAPTRQGTLKRSLVFGVMSADCVPIIVRAEHGWGLIHAGWRGLANGIIKRVAVALGEPLEAVVGPSAGPKAYEVGTKVVEAIGASAVFDKLPGHSHKALLDTAATAIRQLHNANSSISAHNASICTISDPRFHSFRRDGASAGRGITFVLPGS; this is translated from the coding sequence ATGAACAACGATTTTGACCTGTTAGTTCACAACAGCGTAGAGCTACTAGTCTACCGGCCCTGGTGGGAACATGGAATCGTGCACGGCATGACAACGAGCGCCATTGCATTTCGCCCTGATGATCTGCACAGCTCGGCGCGGGTATTATGCAACGCCATCGGGGCCTCGGATCTGGTGCTGCCGGAGCAGTGCCACGGGGCGGAATTTATTGATCTGCGCGCTGCTGGCATCGTTGATAATCTTATTACGGAGCGTCATGGTGACCTGATAAAGTTTCACCCTGGTGATGCTGTGCTAGCCCCAACTCGGCAAGGGACCCTTAAACGGAGCCTCGTTTTCGGGGTTATGAGCGCCGATTGCGTGCCGATAATAGTGCGTGCAGAGCACGGTTGGGGGCTGATACACGCCGGTTGGCGGGGATTGGCGAACGGTATTATTAAGAGGGTTGCTGTGGCTCTAGGAGAGCCCCTAGAGGCTGTTGTAGGCCCCTCTGCTGGCCCGAAAGCCTACGAGGTGGGTACGAAGGTAGTCGAGGCTATCGGGGCATCGGCAGTCTTTGATAAGCTTCCTGGGCATTCCCATAAGGCGCTACTGGATACCGCTGCCACCGCCATCAGGCAGTTACATAACGCAAACTCCTCCATATCGGCCCATAACGCCTCGATCTGCACGATTAGTGACCCTCGCTTTCACTCCTTTCGTAGAGATGGTGCTAGCGCTGGACGGGGGATAACCTTTGTTCTGCCGGGTAGCTAG
- a CDS encoding RluA family pseudouridine synthase, whose product MSKSTYRIEYKGELGRLDRVLVAELAESLACSRSQVERWIEQGRVTVDGQQVLKPAFKVESAAIIELLSVEEPTTTLQPLQLSLEILFEDKHLLVINKPHGLSMHPGAGNATHTLANAVVGHVGKVQLQVGEANRPGIVHRLDKDTTGIVVVAKSTVVHAALSKQFAERSIDRRYWALVFSTPRSVRAIQQQDQGEVQAPIGRHPTNRKIMAITEQGRPSLTRWRVLERFSHGTLLECVLQSGRTHQIRVHMTSIGSPLIGDKSYGDLSNLPKALKDASTEFGRQALHAATLSFIHPISSEQLTFSAPLPQDFKALVELFRTSH is encoded by the coding sequence ATGTCTAAGTCAACATACCGTATTGAGTATAAAGGGGAGCTTGGACGGCTCGACCGTGTGCTGGTTGCTGAATTAGCAGAGAGCTTGGCCTGCAGTCGTTCGCAGGTAGAGCGTTGGATAGAGCAGGGCAGGGTAACCGTAGATGGTCAGCAGGTCCTTAAGCCAGCGTTCAAGGTCGAGAGTGCTGCGATTATCGAGCTTCTATCGGTCGAAGAGCCCACGACGACTCTGCAACCCCTTCAGTTATCCCTTGAGATCCTTTTTGAGGACAAGCATCTACTAGTGATCAATAAACCACACGGACTATCGATGCATCCAGGCGCCGGCAACGCTACACATACATTAGCCAATGCGGTCGTAGGCCATGTTGGAAAGGTGCAGTTGCAAGTCGGGGAGGCTAATCGCCCAGGGATTGTGCACCGTCTTGATAAAGATACGACCGGTATAGTTGTTGTAGCCAAGTCAACGGTGGTGCATGCCGCACTCTCTAAACAGTTCGCCGAACGCAGCATTGATCGGCGTTATTGGGCGCTCGTATTTAGCACGCCACGTTCTGTAAGAGCTATTCAACAGCAGGATCAAGGCGAGGTGCAGGCACCGATCGGACGACATCCGACTAATAGAAAGATAATGGCAATAACTGAGCAGGGCCGCCCCTCACTGACCCGTTGGCGAGTGCTTGAGAGGTTCTCGCACGGAACGTTACTGGAGTGTGTTTTGCAGAGCGGACGAACTCATCAGATCCGTGTGCATATGACCTCGATCGGGTCGCCGTTGATTGGGGATAAATCGTACGGAGATCTATCAAATCTTCCTAAGGCGTTGAAGGATGCTTCGACTGAATTCGGACGACAGGCCCTGCATGCAGCAACGCTCAGTTTTATCCATCCGATAAGCTCTGAGCAATTGACCTTTAGCGCCCCCCTACCGCAGGACTTTAAAGCGTTGGTTGAGCTGTTTCGCACATCCCATTAA
- a CDS encoding proton-conducting transporter membrane subunit translates to MIHKVSPELLILLLVPLLTVIITRLRLFSDRSRHVFGILSCLATICFFSALLQSLEFEGTIQIIPFLFQLSHLSVHSGILFSFVYLLVYIAFGKRIFVTQSASSWVLIQLLVSLALISDSTLVFMLILVTALLTHLSVSQVDVYQVSKRQDRFILVTFFTVAAIIISALFFGALYFSLGIDCFSVLYQSVGLMSRPLKILSSVFMMIFLGAFPLHFWVKPLFAAPARYGLAVITRLNIGFVVWCKLYPLIFSGDVLLDSLLTYGCGANLLYAAFLLFGERKLSQIVSCLYLFHVPLLILAVKVSGTEGASGFALDFANITIAIGGLLIILGMLRDRLGAENLDYASGLAISYPFLGIAFLICILSLVGFPGTLGFICSEIVLHHFAESTWPVAVAFIITLALNGYSSFRIFGESFYGDPAQSYRKTFQPLRREKIALVMLLVFLFFSGIGPQFVNSASIPASVSVSGISTHSSP, encoded by the coding sequence ATGATTCATAAGGTTTCTCCGGAGTTATTAATTCTATTGTTGGTGCCACTACTGACGGTCATCATTACAAGACTTCGTTTATTTAGTGATCGGAGTCGACACGTCTTTGGCATTCTTTCATGCCTCGCTACAATCTGCTTTTTTTCAGCACTCCTACAAAGCTTAGAATTTGAAGGGACGATACAAATTATCCCATTCCTGTTTCAATTAAGTCATTTGTCAGTTCATAGTGGTATATTATTTAGCTTTGTTTATCTCTTAGTTTATATCGCATTTGGTAAACGTATCTTTGTGACGCAATCAGCTTCGTCATGGGTGCTTATTCAATTGTTGGTTTCTCTTGCGTTGATTAGTGACAGTACATTGGTATTTATGTTGATACTGGTGACAGCTCTGCTGACACACCTCTCAGTGAGTCAAGTGGATGTTTATCAAGTAAGTAAGAGACAAGATCGGTTTATTTTGGTGACTTTTTTCACCGTCGCCGCGATAATTATTAGCGCTCTGTTTTTCGGTGCACTTTATTTCTCCTTGGGAATTGATTGTTTTTCGGTGCTATATCAATCAGTAGGCCTGATGTCGCGTCCATTGAAGATACTGAGCAGCGTTTTCATGATGATTTTCTTGGGGGCATTCCCTCTTCATTTTTGGGTTAAGCCGCTTTTTGCAGCTCCGGCACGTTATGGATTAGCGGTTATTACCCGTTTAAATATTGGGTTTGTGGTGTGGTGTAAGTTGTACCCACTGATCTTTTCAGGAGACGTATTATTGGATAGTTTGTTAACTTACGGTTGTGGGGCGAACCTCCTTTACGCGGCATTTCTTCTTTTTGGTGAAAGAAAATTAAGTCAGATTGTTTCATGTTTGTACCTTTTCCATGTGCCACTTTTAATTTTAGCAGTAAAAGTTAGTGGGACCGAAGGTGCGAGTGGCTTTGCGCTCGATTTTGCAAATATTACGATTGCAATTGGTGGATTGCTGATAATTCTTGGAATGCTCCGAGATAGGCTCGGTGCGGAGAATCTAGATTATGCATCAGGATTGGCGATCTCCTATCCATTTCTGGGTATTGCGTTCTTAATCTGCATATTATCGCTTGTTGGATTTCCGGGAACGCTCGGATTTATCTGCAGTGAAATAGTTTTGCACCATTTTGCCGAATCAACATGGCCAGTCGCAGTGGCATTTATTATTACGTTAGCGCTTAATGGCTATTCGTCTTTTCGCATTTTTGGTGAATCATTTTACGGAGATCCCGCACAGTCTTATCGCAAGACGTTTCAACCCTTGCGCCGCGAGAAAATAGCTCTGGTAATGCTGCTTGTCTTTCTGTTTTTTAGTGGTATAGGGCCGCAGTTTGTTAATTCTGCTTCGATACCGGCATCCGTTTCTGTATCGGGCATCAGTACCCATAGTTCACCATAA
- a CDS encoding Na-translocating system protein MpsB, with protein MEHQHKEADRLIHILEEIAELLPSQGPIDVFIHHNTLHAFEHLAFEDAVEEAAQVYGAQAFLPEQRYLDEYQSGRISEQDLEKIVVQLIKDPQIFWGYSEHDLLKKFLVTAPPVESFQQVKWLLRESADRIPLQNISDNILRVWLEQHANGRKTDGLHRLNHETAESLEALIRAVPRGDDVKSSERFILWAAVLLSVSDAWNHSQPHTKNIEFDICEEMINPLLIRFSEEYLDLGFSNQLMPGRALGMLPAFLALVERAHYAIPKWLEPLRFDLEIYRKQDNPLDLLKELLSDFRVEEVEQRSFLLQEALSLKGWAGYVALVENKPEMLQDQQDEIKPKLLDFLNVRLIVKKYAQHSFLYRSKVAETPKESTELKTIDAVYCFAYHVLSFISAQGIGELFLSDSATAAALLRCLLSFDEVRRRRLWHLAYENNFYSRTLNALAHHSQKISSDIKRPQAQFLFCIDDREESIRRHLEASSDSYQTFGTAGFFGIDANYTLMSGTSAPYCPVIIKPTHAIREIPKEGLEVRLSQYRKKQEAWFRVSGYVNRGSGSIVHSLVLSLAGCISVIPMIFGVIAPRSLQILSRLFGGESVIPHDLAELKLDTDIAELKLDSDGSTGSDMPGYTLDEMAERVTNVLRGIGLIDNFSDLIFLIGHGSSSRNNPLRSAYDCGACGGRPGRINARAFSIMANNPQVRALVVSRFGISIPQRTHFFGAFHNTCSDQIEYFDNEKCPELLLPLLEQVKGDLKSATKQNALERCRRFVRSRVKNSDQAAQEALARSYMLAEARPEYGHATNAMCIVGPRQLTTGLFLDRRSFLVSYDPKIDAEANILLGILRAVVPVCGGINLEYLFSAMDNEVYGAGTKLPHNIVSLVGIMNGTSSDLRTGLPTQMIEIHEPVRLLLVVVCQRAQIERVIESEENIKRCFNGGWIRLVLWNPDTHELEWRLPTGCYQRFEPSTEILLQVKKYSDWFMGKSNHLSFVEIAH; from the coding sequence ATGGAACATCAACACAAAGAAGCTGACCGGCTTATCCATATACTTGAAGAAATTGCTGAACTTCTTCCGTCGCAAGGACCCATCGATGTTTTTATACATCACAATACGCTGCATGCGTTTGAGCATCTTGCTTTTGAGGATGCGGTTGAAGAGGCGGCACAGGTTTATGGAGCGCAGGCATTCCTTCCTGAACAACGCTATCTTGATGAATACCAAAGTGGTCGAATAAGCGAACAAGATCTTGAAAAGATAGTAGTTCAACTTATAAAAGATCCTCAAATATTCTGGGGTTATTCAGAGCATGATCTGCTTAAGAAGTTTCTCGTTACGGCTCCACCGGTCGAGAGTTTTCAGCAAGTCAAATGGTTACTAAGAGAATCGGCAGACAGAATCCCATTGCAAAACATCTCAGACAACATTCTTCGAGTCTGGCTTGAGCAGCATGCAAACGGAAGAAAAACTGACGGACTTCATCGCCTAAATCATGAGACGGCTGAAAGTCTCGAAGCGCTTATTAGGGCAGTTCCGCGAGGGGATGATGTAAAAAGCTCTGAAAGATTTATTCTTTGGGCTGCGGTACTTCTCTCTGTGTCTGATGCGTGGAATCATAGTCAACCGCATACAAAGAACATTGAATTTGATATCTGCGAGGAGATGATAAATCCATTACTCATTCGTTTCAGTGAAGAGTACCTTGATCTTGGATTCTCTAACCAGTTAATGCCAGGCAGAGCTCTGGGTATGTTGCCAGCTTTTCTTGCGCTGGTAGAACGTGCGCACTATGCCATTCCAAAGTGGCTGGAGCCGCTCCGATTTGATCTTGAGATTTATCGAAAGCAGGATAATCCTCTTGATCTCCTCAAAGAGCTCCTCAGTGACTTCAGAGTTGAGGAGGTCGAACAGCGGTCATTTTTGCTTCAGGAGGCACTCTCACTCAAAGGATGGGCGGGCTATGTTGCGTTGGTTGAAAATAAACCGGAGATGCTGCAGGACCAACAAGATGAAATTAAACCTAAGTTGCTCGATTTTTTGAATGTGCGACTGATCGTGAAAAAGTATGCGCAGCATTCTTTTTTGTATCGTTCAAAAGTTGCAGAGACGCCAAAAGAGAGCACTGAACTAAAGACCATAGATGCAGTTTATTGTTTTGCATATCATGTGCTTAGTTTTATTTCAGCACAGGGAATTGGGGAATTATTTTTGAGTGATTCAGCAACGGCTGCAGCACTCTTGCGCTGCCTGCTCTCCTTCGATGAAGTTCGCCGCCGCCGCCTTTGGCATCTTGCGTACGAGAATAATTTCTATTCACGAACACTAAATGCTCTCGCACATCATTCACAAAAGATATCGAGTGACATAAAGAGACCCCAAGCTCAGTTTCTCTTTTGTATTGATGACCGTGAAGAATCTATACGGCGACATTTGGAGGCAAGTAGTGATTCTTATCAAACTTTTGGCACTGCTGGTTTCTTTGGAATCGATGCCAACTATACTTTGATGAGCGGTACTTCTGCTCCTTATTGCCCGGTCATTATTAAGCCTACCCATGCAATTCGTGAAATTCCGAAAGAGGGGCTGGAGGTACGACTTTCGCAGTATCGCAAGAAGCAAGAGGCGTGGTTTCGTGTCTCAGGCTACGTTAATCGCGGTTCGGGATCGATAGTTCATAGCCTTGTCCTCTCTCTCGCTGGATGTATATCAGTCATCCCTATGATTTTTGGTGTCATTGCTCCGCGTAGTTTGCAGATCCTCAGTCGATTATTTGGAGGAGAATCAGTGATTCCTCATGATCTAGCGGAATTAAAGCTAGATACTGATATTGCTGAATTAAAGCTTGATTCCGATGGATCCACTGGCTCTGATATGCCGGGATATACGTTGGATGAGATGGCCGAGCGAGTCACAAACGTTCTCCGAGGTATTGGTTTAATTGATAATTTCTCTGATTTAATTTTCCTGATAGGGCATGGCTCGTCGAGCCGAAATAATCCACTGCGGTCGGCGTATGATTGCGGCGCCTGTGGCGGACGTCCAGGGAGAATTAATGCGCGTGCATTCAGCATTATGGCGAATAATCCACAGGTACGAGCCTTGGTTGTATCTCGATTTGGTATCTCCATTCCACAACGGACACATTTTTTTGGGGCATTTCATAATACTTGCAGCGACCAGATAGAATATTTTGATAACGAAAAATGTCCGGAGCTGCTTTTGCCACTACTTGAGCAGGTAAAGGGTGATTTGAAGAGTGCAACCAAGCAAAATGCACTCGAACGTTGCCGTCGCTTCGTCCGTTCACGGGTCAAGAATAGTGATCAGGCTGCCCAAGAGGCGCTTGCGCGTTCATACATGCTTGCAGAGGCGCGACCTGAGTATGGACATGCGACTAATGCGATGTGCATCGTTGGGCCTCGACAATTAACCACGGGGCTGTTTCTCGATCGACGTTCTTTTTTGGTTTCGTATGATCCAAAGATTGATGCTGAAGCGAATATCCTGCTTGGTATTTTGAGAGCCGTTGTTCCTGTTTGTGGCGGTATTAATCTTGAGTATCTCTTTTCTGCTATGGACAATGAAGTTTATGGAGCAGGAACAAAATTACCTCATAATATCGTCTCATTAGTTGGTATCATGAACGGAACTTCAAGCGACTTGAGGACCGGGCTTCCGACGCAAATGATAGAAATACATGAGCCCGTGCGTCTGCTCCTGGTCGTTGTCTGCCAGAGGGCTCAGATTGAACGTGTGATTGAGTCGGAGGAGAATATAAAGCGTTGCTTTAATGGCGGGTGGATTAGGCTTGTGCTCTGGAATCCAGATACGCATGAGTTGGAGTGGAGGCTGCCGACGGGTTGCTATCAAAGATTCGAGCCATCTACGGAAATTCTCCTTCAGGTAAAGAAGTATAGTGACTGGTTTATGGGCAAGTCTAATCATCTTTCATTTGTCGAGATCGCGCATTGA
- a CDS encoding polyprenyl synthetase family protein gives MVKTMGHPNREIKQPSAKERFIHALTLVPELVQVEQVIRASFRSDVTAMREIPEYLLALGGKRIRPLLTLLCAKALGAESITQDLTEVAAGIELIHMATLMHDDIIDESPIRRHRPSPYAKYGTAATLLSGDFLLTRAFGLCAKLDDEVIVATEQACIELVEGEALESVLYKERHTVSSSLTIAQRKTASLFRLATYCAAHLVDAPEQTTRAMSTFGESLGIAFQIIDDILDVISDEATLGKKPGLDLAERKPSLVNVLWLDSGDTAAQRLLQPPTACEEEQAWVERSLVELRSSSVVEQAKDLAKSHAERASKALAEALGNDLGALNPAGEALFAVIDFALERVL, from the coding sequence ATGGTAAAGACCATGGGACACCCAAACAGAGAGATCAAGCAACCATCGGCCAAAGAGCGCTTTATACATGCGTTGACGTTGGTTCCTGAGCTTGTTCAGGTGGAGCAGGTAATCCGCGCCTCGTTTCGCTCCGACGTAACGGCCATGCGCGAGATACCGGAGTATTTATTGGCCCTTGGTGGTAAGCGCATTCGCCCTCTGCTGACCCTCCTGTGCGCTAAGGCGCTCGGAGCGGAGAGTATCACTCAGGACCTTACCGAGGTAGCAGCCGGAATAGAGCTGATCCATATGGCGACCCTGATGCACGATGATATTATCGACGAGTCTCCTATTCGACGACATCGACCTTCCCCGTACGCGAAGTACGGCACCGCAGCGACCTTACTCTCCGGGGATTTTCTTCTTACACGCGCCTTTGGACTGTGCGCCAAGCTAGATGATGAGGTAATAGTCGCCACAGAGCAGGCCTGCATAGAGCTGGTTGAGGGCGAGGCGCTCGAATCGGTGCTTTATAAGGAACGCCACACGGTTAGCTCAAGCCTGACGATAGCGCAGCGCAAAACCGCTTCACTCTTTAGGCTCGCGACCTACTGCGCTGCACACCTAGTTGATGCCCCAGAGCAAACAACGCGCGCCATGTCGACCTTCGGCGAGTCGCTCGGTATCGCCTTCCAAATTATCGATGATATCCTCGATGTGATTTCAGATGAAGCAACTCTCGGCAAAAAACCTGGGCTCGATCTAGCGGAGCGCAAACCCTCCCTTGTAAATGTGCTCTGGCTTGATTCCGGCGATACGGCTGCACAACGTTTATTACAGCCCCCTACTGCGTGCGAGGAAGAGCAAGCATGGGTCGAAAGATCCCTTGTAGAATTACGCTCTAGCTCTGTAGTTGAGCAGGCAAAGGATCTAGCTAAGTCACACGCGGAGCGCGCTAGCAAAGCGCTAGCAGAGGCGCTCGGAAACGACCTCGGGGCCCTTAATCCAGCGGGAGAGGCGCTCTTTGCGGTGATCGACTTTGCGCTTGAACGGGTACTGTAG
- a CDS encoding proton-conducting transporter membrane subunit, with protein MNTVTLSTTIAQAIIGAPLLALFFIICDRIFRHEVREFYIEKCLMISQAISIAAVIICSYWVIIEGRTIEVLQMRILSFSTQDLIFSLRIDSTSVFFVMMSCILGGVVGLFASRYLHRDPGYFRFFILYHIFLLGVHAIFQGAGLPSIYIGWELIGITSALLISFFAFRKQTVANSLRAFWAYRITDSGILVATLLAMHQGIDQFNAAHWHTQFFIPFACLLSAIGKSAQFPFGHWLPKAMEGPTPSSAIFYGGLSVHAGMYLMLRVSEVYGLPLIVAVAMIIIGAITLWYGTVVGRIQSDAKSVLAYASMAQVGLMFVEIGLGLNSLAIFHFVSHAMLRTYQLLNAASLMHDRYAFEHVLGRDQVKFQPVQGERAFSQYAYAFWESTGGIFGRLSLLVFAEFLARSVRAFEEWLSGIILVVARRIIFWVNHPIKGFVITLHKVSDNRDSL; from the coding sequence ATGAATACCGTTACTCTATCAACAACTATTGCGCAGGCAATTATCGGAGCGCCTTTGTTGGCATTATTTTTTATTATTTGCGATCGTATTTTTCGGCACGAGGTTCGCGAATTTTACATCGAAAAATGCTTGATGATCTCTCAGGCGATCTCAATAGCAGCGGTAATAATCTGCTCTTATTGGGTGATTATAGAGGGCAGGACAATTGAGGTGCTTCAGATGCGAATCTTAAGTTTCTCCACTCAGGATCTGATTTTCTCCTTACGGATTGATTCAACGTCCGTATTCTTTGTCATGATGAGTTGTATTCTGGGCGGAGTTGTGGGGCTTTTCGCCTCTCGCTATCTTCATCGAGATCCGGGCTATTTTCGGTTTTTTATTTTATATCATATTTTTCTGCTTGGGGTGCATGCTATTTTTCAGGGGGCAGGATTGCCAAGCATCTATATTGGATGGGAGTTAATTGGAATTACCTCAGCGCTTTTGATCTCATTCTTTGCGTTTCGTAAGCAGACGGTAGCCAACTCACTTCGAGCATTCTGGGCGTATCGCATAACTGACTCAGGTATTCTAGTTGCAACACTATTGGCGATGCATCAAGGGATCGATCAATTTAATGCAGCGCATTGGCATACACAATTCTTTATCCCTTTTGCATGTCTCTTGTCAGCTATTGGTAAGTCGGCGCAATTTCCATTTGGTCACTGGCTTCCAAAGGCCATGGAGGGCCCAACTCCCTCTAGCGCAATTTTTTATGGGGGGCTCTCGGTTCACGCTGGCATGTATTTAATGTTGCGGGTATCAGAAGTTTATGGCCTTCCGCTGATAGTTGCTGTTGCCATGATAATTATTGGTGCTATTACCTTGTGGTATGGAACCGTCGTTGGCAGAATTCAAAGTGACGCTAAAAGTGTACTTGCCTACGCTTCGATGGCGCAGGTAGGGCTTATGTTTGTCGAAATTGGCCTGGGCTTGAACTCTCTCGCGATTTTTCACTTTGTTAGTCACGCGATGTTAAGAACCTATCAACTCTTGAATGCTGCCTCTTTAATGCACGACCGCTATGCCTTTGAGCATGTGCTTGGACGAGACCAGGTAAAATTCCAGCCCGTGCAGGGAGAGAGAGCTTTTTCTCAATATGCCTACGCATTTTGGGAGAGTACTGGTGGGATCTTTGGCAGGTTGAGTCTTCTGGTATTTGCAGAGTTTCTTGCACGTTCAGTGCGTGCTTTTGAAGAGTGGCTCAGCGGAATTATTCTTGTTGTGGCGCGAAGAATAATTTTTTGGGTGAACCATCCAATCAAAGGTTTCGTGATTACGCTTCACAAAGTTTCAGATAACCGGGATTCTTTATGA